One stretch of Paenibacillus sp. FSL R5-0341 DNA includes these proteins:
- a CDS encoding MntP/YtaF family protein: protein MFSWHEYRTEEESGVLHHFISLLALALALSLDGFGVGITYGLRRTKIPLLSIAVISICSGLVIALSMQVGVLLSHVVSPDIASIVGAVILIGIGAWSLLQLIRKQGKEQLETDTRTNEGTETSATGVGETQETLTDTKGRNQVLALDLEQSASGGSLERMVFTLELRKLGVVIQILRSPSKADMDNSGSISAQEAMWLGIALSLDAFGAGLGAALLGFPTLWTALIIALFSGAFLSLGMKVGLRFSALRWMRRLSVLPALLLMIMGIMKLL, encoded by the coding sequence ATCTTCAGTTGGCACGAGTACCGCACAGAGGAGGAATCCGGGGTGCTGCATCATTTTATTTCATTGCTGGCGCTTGCTTTGGCGCTTAGTTTAGATGGTTTTGGAGTCGGGATTACATATGGGTTACGGAGGACTAAGATTCCCCTGTTATCTATCGCTGTTATTTCGATCTGTTCGGGATTGGTTATTGCCTTGTCGATGCAAGTAGGTGTGCTGTTGTCCCATGTGGTGTCACCGGATATCGCTTCGATTGTGGGAGCCGTTATATTGATCGGCATTGGTGCATGGTCACTGTTGCAACTTATTCGAAAGCAAGGCAAAGAACAGCTGGAAACAGACACTAGAACGAACGAGGGAACGGAAACATCAGCAACTGGAGTTGGAGAAACACAAGAGACACTGACGGATACAAAAGGCAGGAACCAGGTGCTTGCGCTAGATCTGGAGCAGTCGGCTTCAGGTGGATCGCTGGAACGCATGGTATTTACACTGGAGCTGCGTAAGCTTGGGGTCGTCATTCAGATCCTTCGCAGTCCCTCCAAGGCGGATATGGATAACTCGGGGAGTATATCTGCCCAAGAAGCGATGTGGCTTGGTATTGCCTTGTCTCTGGATGCGTTTGGAGCAGGATTGGGAGCGGCACTTCTGGGATTCCCTACACTATGGACGGCACTCATTATTGCGCTGTTTAGTGGGGCGTTTTTGTCACTCGGCATGAAGGTTGGACTGCGTTTCTCAGCTCTGCGCTGGATGCGAAGACTGTCTGTATTGCCAGCACTATTGTTAATGATTATGGGAATAATGAAGCTGTTATGA
- the coaE gene encoding dephospho-CoA kinase (Dephospho-CoA kinase (CoaE) performs the final step in coenzyme A biosynthesis.), translating to MNIGLTGGIATGKSSVSAYLASKGALLIDADVIAREVMMPGHPVLAAAVERFGQAILNEDGTLDRKKLGSIVFQQPEERKALEAITHPAIRREMRERAAAYALQHPDKLVVSDIPLLYESGLEDGFEEVMVVYVPRSVQRDRLMSRDGMTAAQAEARMDVQMDIERKKQLADIVIDNSGLWPATEQQIDSYLQRKGLL from the coding sequence ATGAATATAGGCTTAACCGGCGGGATCGCGACAGGCAAAAGCAGTGTTTCCGCCTATCTCGCCAGTAAGGGAGCGTTGCTCATCGATGCAGACGTTATTGCCCGGGAAGTTATGATGCCCGGGCATCCCGTGTTGGCCGCCGCTGTTGAGCGGTTCGGACAAGCCATACTGAACGAAGATGGAACACTGGATCGGAAAAAGCTTGGAAGTATTGTTTTTCAACAACCAGAGGAACGAAAGGCATTGGAGGCTATCACACACCCGGCGATCCGTAGAGAGATGCGTGAACGGGCTGCCGCATACGCGTTGCAACATCCGGATAAACTTGTGGTATCTGATATTCCTTTGTTATACGAATCGGGTCTGGAAGATGGTTTCGAGGAAGTGATGGTTGTATATGTTCCCAGGTCAGTCCAACGAGATCGCTTGATGAGTCGGGATGGAATGACTGCGGCACAGGCTGAAGCCCGGATGGATGTACAGATGGATATTGAGCGCAAAAAGCAGCTTGCAGACATTGTCATCGATAACAGCGGCCTATGGCCTGCGACGGAGCAGCAAATTGACTCATATCTACAGCGTAAGGGTTTGTTATGA
- a CDS encoding lytic transglycosylase domain-containing protein — protein MKILRKKRVLLLMFVSFVLVLFLNTNWMAWFYPIHYKEEIRAQSQSYEVDPFLIASIIKVETNFKTSKESKRGAIGLMQLMPDTANWILEQAKIPDTSLEELKHEPERNIQLGTWYLRNLSDQFDGNEAVMIAAYNAGPGKVNSWLRDGVWDGSFDTVKDIPFGETRHYVQRVIYYYNQYVKIYNTF, from the coding sequence ATGAAAATATTACGCAAGAAACGTGTACTGCTGTTGATGTTTGTGTCTTTTGTACTCGTGCTATTTCTGAATACAAACTGGATGGCATGGTTCTATCCGATTCATTATAAGGAAGAGATTCGCGCCCAATCTCAGAGTTATGAGGTTGATCCGTTTCTGATTGCTTCCATTATCAAGGTGGAGACCAATTTTAAGACAAGCAAGGAATCCAAACGTGGTGCCATTGGGCTCATGCAACTGATGCCGGACACGGCGAACTGGATACTGGAACAAGCTAAAATTCCCGACACTTCGCTGGAGGAATTGAAGCACGAGCCTGAACGAAATATTCAATTAGGCACATGGTATCTGCGCAATCTGTCCGATCAATTCGATGGCAATGAAGCGGTTATGATCGCTGCCTATAATGCGGGTCCAGGCAAAGTAAACAGTTGGCTTAGAGATGGTGTATGGGATGGCTCATTTGATACGGTGAAAGATATTCCGTTTGGTGAGACGCGTCACTATGTACAAAGGGTCATTTACTATTATAATCAGTATGTAAAGATCTATAATACGTTCTAA
- a CDS encoding alpha/beta-type small acid-soluble spore protein — MAQSNGNSNNLVVTKASAALEQLKYEVAQELGISIPQDGYQGNMTSYENGSIGGYITKRLVTIAEQQLAGQYQ; from the coding sequence ATGGCACAAAGCAACGGTAACTCCAACAACTTGGTGGTAACTAAAGCTTCCGCAGCCCTCGAACAACTGAAATATGAAGTTGCTCAAGAACTCGGAATCAGCATCCCACAAGACGGATACCAAGGTAACATGACTTCTTACGAGAACGGTTCGATCGGTGGATACATCACGAAGCGTCTGGTAACAATTGCAGAACAGCAATTGGCAGGTCAATACCAATAA
- the nrdR gene encoding transcriptional regulator NrdR, producing MKCPYCAFLGTKVLDSRPANESKSIRRRRECEQCARRFTTFEMIEETPLIVIKKDGSREEFSRDKILRGLIRACEKRPVSVETLEMMVSEVEKSLRNTADAEVESRQIGELLMEQLFPVDEVAYVRFASVYRQFKDINMFMKELKSLLSKDNLED from the coding sequence TTGAAATGTCCTTATTGCGCTTTTCTGGGCACCAAAGTCCTTGATTCAAGGCCGGCTAATGAATCAAAATCGATTCGTCGCCGTCGTGAATGTGAGCAGTGCGCCAGAAGATTTACAACGTTTGAGATGATTGAAGAAACACCACTGATCGTTATTAAGAAAGATGGTAGTCGGGAAGAGTTCAGCCGGGACAAGATTCTCCGTGGGCTTATTCGAGCCTGTGAGAAACGTCCAGTCTCTGTAGAGACGCTGGAAATGATGGTATCTGAGGTAGAAAAGTCTTTGCGTAATACAGCCGATGCTGAGGTCGAGAGTCGCCAGATTGGTGAGCTATTGATGGAGCAGCTGTTTCCAGTCGATGAAGTGGCGTATGTGCGCTTTGCTTCCGTGTATCGCCAGTTCAAGGATATCAATATGTTCATGAAAGAACTAAAATCCCTATTGTCCAAAGACAATCTGGAGGATTAG
- a CDS encoding nucleotidyltransferase, with translation MSVSENFSQFCSNLRMSDSIVSTVQQRYKQITKRINQDYWNNSSETSHSLYVGSYGRGTEIWTSDIDVIVQLPYATYQKFNNYSGNGQSALLKEVKEALQKTYSSSHVKGDGQVVGINFTDNINFEIVPAFINDADSYTYPDTNNGGSWKVTDPRKEIDAINTRNSSTNKNLKRLCRMARAWKNHCDVSMSGILIDTLAYKFIGEWENKDKSFLYYDWMSRDFFKYLKEIDKEKNYWLAPGSNRYVFKDKNFQSKAATAYDNSLTAIEYETKDQTSSAKLTWRKIYGTKFPS, from the coding sequence ATGTCAGTAAGCGAAAACTTTAGTCAGTTTTGTTCGAATCTTAGAATGAGTGATTCTATTGTAAGTACAGTACAACAAAGATATAAACAGATTACGAAGCGCATAAATCAAGATTACTGGAACAACTCCTCGGAAACATCGCACAGTCTATATGTTGGCTCTTACGGTCGGGGAACAGAAATATGGACAAGTGATATTGATGTGATCGTACAGTTACCGTATGCTACCTATCAAAAGTTTAACAACTACAGTGGGAATGGGCAATCCGCATTATTGAAGGAAGTCAAAGAAGCCCTTCAGAAAACATATAGTAGCTCTCATGTTAAAGGTGATGGGCAGGTTGTTGGAATAAATTTTACGGATAATATAAACTTTGAAATTGTTCCTGCATTTATCAATGATGCCGATAGTTATACATATCCTGACACAAATAATGGTGGAAGTTGGAAGGTAACTGATCCGCGTAAGGAAATTGATGCTATAAACACAAGAAACAGTAGTACAAATAAAAATTTGAAAAGACTTTGCCGCATGGCTCGTGCATGGAAAAACCACTGTGATGTAAGCATGAGTGGTATTCTTATTGATACATTAGCTTACAAATTCATTGGTGAATGGGAGAATAAGGATAAATCGTTTTTATATTATGACTGGATGAGCAGAGACTTTTTTAAATATCTAAAAGAAATTGATAAAGAGAAGAACTATTGGCTTGCACCAGGAAGTAACCGCTACGTATTTAAGGATAAGAACTTCCAAAGTAAAGCCGCAACAGCCTATGATAATTCTTTGACTGCTATTGAGTACGAAACTAAGGATCAGACATCATCTGCGAAATTAACGTGGAGGAAAATATATGGAACGAAATTCCCGAGTTAG
- a CDS encoding SLATT domain-containing protein, producing MERNSRVSQGYKLESQIREAYGRIVYTFTCHNKIVQRMLSKNEFIKVFQIVLSALTTGGFIVAIIVDEKIASILGALISVLLLILNAYTKNFDLVETAQSHQKAADALWIIREEYVSLLTDFELLDDVTVMTKRDELQNRTAEIYAQSPRTDSKSYVAAQRALKTEEEQTFSDDEIDVMLPNSIRRKNRNLND from the coding sequence ATGGAACGAAATTCCCGAGTTAGTCAAGGGTATAAATTGGAGTCTCAAATCAGAGAGGCATATGGTCGAATTGTTTATACTTTTACATGTCACAATAAAATTGTCCAGAGAATGCTGTCTAAAAACGAGTTTATTAAAGTGTTTCAAATAGTACTCTCAGCTTTAACTACAGGCGGATTTATTGTTGCGATTATCGTTGACGAGAAAATTGCTAGTATTTTAGGGGCATTGATTTCTGTTCTTCTTCTAATTTTGAATGCTTACACTAAAAATTTTGATTTAGTTGAAACTGCTCAAAGTCATCAAAAAGCTGCAGATGCACTTTGGATAATCCGTGAAGAGTATGTATCTCTGTTAACTGATTTTGAATTGCTGGATGATGTTACAGTAATGACGAAAAGAGATGAACTACAGAATAGAACAGCTGAGATATATGCTCAATCACCAAGAACAGATTCTAAAAGCTATGTTGCTGCACAGCGGGCATTAAAGACAGAAGAGGAGCAAACATTCAGTGATGATGAGATTGATGTTATGCTCCCAAATTCCATACGAAGAAAAAATAGAAACTTGAATGACTGA